The Kitasatospora sp. NBC_00374 genome has a segment encoding these proteins:
- a CDS encoding MFS transporter, whose protein sequence is MSEPNPAPDRRRRLLILAICCLSLFIVGLDNTVVNVALPAIQKDLDASASGLQWIIDAYTLVLASLLMLSGSVADRIGRRRIFLLGLVLFSLGSLLCSLAPGLDWLIAFRALQAVGGSMLNPVAMSIITNTFTEPRERAQAIGVWGGVVGISMALGPLIGGVLVETAGWQSIFLINVPVGLAAAALTRRYVPESRAPKPRRFDPVGQLLMVLLLGAGTAAIIEGPGYGWTSPGILLLGAVALAALVLFPLWERRVAQPLIDPRFFHSVPFTGATVSAVCAFAALGGFLFLNTLYLQDVRGYSPVEAGLWTLPMAGLTLVAAPVSGRIVGRRGPRLPLVVAGATMAASGVLLTRLAVDSPASLLITAYALFGVGFGLVNAPITNAAVSGMPDAQAGVAAAVASTSRQVGQALGVAVLGTVVTAAAASTSAGFTEATHAGWWIMAGLGLTVLVLGVISTTPWAARTAAEVAARLDPPRVPVQGSRSEPLR, encoded by the coding sequence GTGAGCGAACCGAACCCCGCGCCGGACCGACGCCGCCGCCTGCTGATCCTCGCGATCTGCTGTCTGAGCCTGTTCATCGTCGGTCTCGACAACACGGTGGTGAACGTCGCGCTGCCGGCGATCCAGAAGGATCTGGACGCGTCCGCCTCCGGGCTCCAGTGGATCATCGACGCGTACACCCTGGTACTCGCCTCGCTGCTGATGCTGTCCGGATCCGTCGCCGACCGGATCGGCCGGCGCCGGATCTTCCTGCTCGGCCTGGTGCTGTTCTCCCTCGGCTCCCTGCTGTGCAGCCTGGCGCCCGGCCTGGACTGGCTGATCGCGTTCCGTGCGCTGCAGGCCGTCGGCGGGTCGATGCTGAACCCGGTCGCCATGAGCATCATCACCAACACGTTCACCGAACCGCGCGAGCGGGCCCAGGCGATCGGGGTGTGGGGCGGCGTGGTCGGGATCAGCATGGCGCTCGGGCCGCTGATCGGCGGCGTCCTGGTCGAGACCGCGGGGTGGCAGTCGATCTTCCTGATCAACGTCCCGGTCGGCCTCGCCGCCGCCGCGCTGACCCGGCGGTACGTCCCGGAGTCGCGGGCGCCGAAGCCGCGCCGGTTCGACCCGGTCGGGCAGCTGCTGATGGTGCTGCTGCTCGGCGCCGGCACCGCCGCGATCATCGAGGGCCCGGGGTACGGCTGGACCTCGCCCGGGATCCTGCTGCTCGGCGCCGTCGCGCTCGCCGCGCTGGTGCTGTTCCCGCTCTGGGAGCGCCGGGTCGCCCAGCCGCTGATCGACCCGCGGTTCTTCCACAGCGTGCCGTTCACCGGAGCGACCGTGAGCGCGGTCTGCGCGTTCGCCGCGCTCGGCGGCTTCCTCTTCCTCAACACCCTCTACCTGCAGGACGTCCGCGGCTACAGCCCGGTCGAAGCCGGTCTGTGGACGCTGCCGATGGCCGGGCTCACGCTGGTCGCCGCACCCGTGTCCGGACGGATCGTCGGACGGCGCGGGCCCCGGCTGCCCCTGGTCGTCGCCGGCGCGACCATGGCGGCCAGCGGGGTGCTGCTCACCCGGCTGGCCGTCGACTCCCCGGCGAGCCTGCTGATCACCGCGTACGCACTCTTCGGGGTCGGCTTCGGCCTGGTCAACGCGCCGATCACCAACGCGGCGGTCTCCGGCATGCCGGACGCCCAGGCCGGCGTGGCCGCCGCCGTCGCCTCCACCAGCCGGCAGGTCGGACAGGCCCTCGGCGTCGCCGTCCTCGGCACCGTGGTCACCGCGGCGGCCGCGTCCACCTCCGCCGGGTTCACCGAGGCCACCCACGCCGGCTGGTGGATCATGGCCGGCCTCGGCCTGACCGTCCTGGTGCTCGGGGTGATCTCCACCACCCCCTGGGCCGCCCGCACCGCAGCCGAGGTGGCCGCCCGCCTCGACCCCCCGCGGGTACCCGTCCAGGGCAGCCGCAGCGAACCGCTACGATGA
- a CDS encoding RNB domain-containing ribonuclease — protein MPRRHLRVRAAETARINTELAELRRRLEIRTEWPADVLAEAERTASLPRLPELDATDLELFTLDPPGSLDLDQAMHLARRGSGYRVHYAIADVAAFVTPGGAVDTEAHRRIQTLYFPDGNVPLHPARLSEGAASLLPGELRPALLWQLDLDADGAVLLADVRRAQVRSRRRLDYAGVQRAVDSGAADRQLDLLAEIGRLREAREQARGGVSLPLPEQEVETDDGGYRLAYRAPRPADGWNAQISLLTGMAAADLMLDAGVGLLRTLPAAPESAYARLRRVARALHVDWPDRMPYPELIRSLDPARTADAAFLNECTGLLRGAGYRAFDAARGTRPPADPGHAALAAPYAHCTAPLRRLGDRYAQEICAAVAGGADVPGWVQEALAGVPGLMESGDRRAREVERACVDLVEAELLRGRVGEDFEAVVIDIDERRPGTGTVQLRDPAVVARCEGGGQLPLGERIRVRLTTADPVTRTVRFAPA, from the coding sequence ATGCCGCGTCGACACCTGAGGGTCCGAGCCGCCGAAACCGCCCGGATCAACACCGAACTCGCCGAGCTGCGCAGACGGTTGGAGATCCGCACCGAATGGCCCGCCGATGTCCTGGCCGAGGCCGAACGGACGGCCTCGCTGCCCCGGCTGCCCGAGCTCGACGCCACCGACCTGGAACTCTTCACCCTCGACCCGCCCGGCTCGCTCGACCTCGACCAGGCCATGCACCTCGCCCGGCGCGGCAGCGGCTACCGGGTCCACTACGCGATCGCCGACGTCGCCGCCTTCGTCACGCCCGGCGGAGCCGTCGACACCGAGGCCCACCGCCGGATCCAGACCCTCTACTTCCCCGACGGCAACGTCCCGCTGCACCCCGCCCGGCTCTCCGAGGGCGCCGCCAGCCTCCTTCCCGGCGAACTGCGGCCCGCCCTGCTCTGGCAGCTCGACCTCGACGCCGACGGCGCCGTCCTGCTCGCCGACGTCCGCCGCGCCCAGGTCCGCTCCCGCCGCCGGCTCGACTACGCCGGCGTCCAGCGCGCGGTCGACTCCGGCGCCGCCGACCGACAGCTCGACCTACTCGCCGAGATCGGCAGGCTCCGCGAGGCCCGGGAACAGGCCAGGGGAGGCGTCAGCCTGCCGCTGCCCGAACAGGAGGTGGAGACCGACGACGGCGGCTACCGGCTCGCCTACCGCGCCCCCCGTCCCGCCGACGGCTGGAACGCCCAGATCTCGCTGCTCACCGGCATGGCCGCCGCCGACCTCATGCTGGACGCCGGCGTCGGCCTGCTGCGCACCCTCCCGGCCGCCCCCGAATCCGCGTACGCCCGGCTCCGCCGGGTCGCCCGCGCCCTGCACGTCGACTGGCCCGACCGGATGCCCTACCCCGAGCTGATCCGCTCGCTCGACCCGGCCAGGACCGCCGACGCGGCCTTCCTCAACGAGTGCACCGGGCTGCTGCGCGGCGCCGGCTACCGGGCCTTCGACGCCGCCCGGGGCACCCGCCCGCCCGCCGACCCGGGGCACGCCGCGCTCGCCGCGCCGTACGCCCACTGCACCGCCCCGCTGCGGCGGCTGGGCGACCGCTACGCCCAGGAGATCTGTGCGGCGGTCGCGGGCGGCGCCGATGTCCCCGGCTGGGTGCAGGAGGCACTGGCGGGCGTCCCCGGGCTGATGGAGAGCGGCGACCGGCGGGCCCGGGAGGTCGAACGAGCCTGCGTCGACCTGGTCGAGGCCGAGCTGCTGCGCGGCCGGGTCGGCGAGGACTTCGAGGCCGTCGTCATCGACATCGACGAGCGCAGGCCAGGGACGGGCACCGTGCAGTTGCGCGACCCGGCGGTGGTGGCCAGGTGCGAGGGCGGCGGGCAGCTCCCGCTCGGCGAGCGGATCAGGGTCCGGCTCACCACGGCGGACCCGGTCACCCGCACGGTCCGCTTCGCCCCGGCCTGA
- a CDS encoding DUF3995 domain-containing protein: MVVKATGVAVSAALAATGVLHAVWMRSPWPLGSRAEFADAVIGVGEEHVPTPAMCAGVAGLLGVAAAAVGARAGVLPAVGPAWLAKAGSVTTAGALLARGVGGPVLFGSGRIARSERFVRLDRRYYSPLCVALGAGAALVAARGRGGSA; the protein is encoded by the coding sequence ATGGTGGTGAAGGCGACGGGTGTCGCGGTGTCGGCCGCGCTGGCGGCGACGGGGGTACTGCACGCGGTGTGGATGCGCTCGCCGTGGCCGTTGGGTTCCCGGGCGGAGTTCGCGGACGCGGTGATCGGGGTGGGCGAGGAACACGTGCCGACGCCGGCGATGTGCGCCGGGGTGGCGGGCCTGCTGGGCGTGGCGGCCGCTGCGGTGGGCGCGCGGGCCGGGGTCCTGCCGGCGGTCGGCCCGGCCTGGCTGGCGAAGGCGGGCAGCGTGACCACCGCCGGGGCGCTGCTGGCGCGCGGGGTGGGCGGGCCGGTGCTGTTCGGCAGCGGGCGGATCGCGCGCTCGGAGCGCTTCGTGCGGCTGGACCGGCGCTACTACTCGCCGCTGTGCGTGGCGCTCGGCGCGGGGGCGGCGCTGGTGGCCGCCCGGGGGCGGGGCGGGTCCGCGTAG
- the yaaA gene encoding peroxide stress protein YaaA has translation MLVLLPPSEGKAASVAGAPVALESLSLPGLTGARRAVLDALVGLCSGDEERAREVLGLSPGLRGEVARNAALPVAGALPAGEVYTGVLFDNLALAKLDEDAYALAERSLLVFSGLWGAVRIGDRIPPYRCSMGVKLAPLGALGAYWRGAMAEALPAVADGLVLDLRSSAYAAAWKPAGEVVARTATVRVLQEREVDGVLKRSVVSHFNKATKGRLVRDLLTAGAQPASPGELVDALAGLGYRVEVSAQGTTRKPWQLDVVVTDIH, from the coding sequence GTGCTGGTCCTGCTGCCGCCGTCGGAGGGGAAGGCCGCTTCCGTGGCCGGGGCGCCGGTCGCGCTGGAGTCGCTGTCGCTGCCGGGGCTGACCGGGGCCCGGCGGGCGGTACTGGACGCGCTGGTCGGGCTGTGCTCGGGCGACGAGGAGCGGGCTCGCGAGGTGCTCGGGCTGAGCCCGGGGCTGCGCGGCGAGGTGGCGCGCAACGCCGCGCTGCCCGTGGCCGGGGCGCTGCCGGCGGGCGAGGTGTACACCGGGGTGCTGTTCGACAACCTCGCGCTGGCCAAGCTGGACGAGGACGCGTACGCGCTGGCCGAGCGCTCGCTGCTGGTGTTCTCGGGTCTGTGGGGCGCGGTGCGGATCGGCGACCGGATCCCGCCGTACCGGTGTTCGATGGGCGTGAAGCTGGCGCCGCTGGGGGCGCTCGGGGCGTACTGGCGGGGCGCGATGGCCGAGGCGCTCCCCGCCGTCGCGGACGGGCTGGTGCTGGACCTGCGCAGCTCGGCGTACGCGGCGGCGTGGAAACCGGCCGGCGAGGTGGTGGCGCGGACGGCGACCGTGCGGGTGCTGCAGGAGCGCGAGGTGGACGGGGTGCTCAAGCGCTCGGTGGTCAGCCACTTCAACAAGGCGACCAAGGGCCGGCTGGTGCGGGACCTGCTGACGGCGGGCGCGCAGCCCGCGTCGCCGGGCGAGCTGGTGGACGCGCTGGCCGGTCTCGGCTACCGGGTGGAGGTGTCCGCGCAGGGCACCACGCGCAAGCCCTGGCAGCTGGACGTCGTGGTCACGGACATCCACTGA
- a CDS encoding bifunctional RNase H/acid phosphatase, protein MAPRRLVVEADGGSRGNPGPAGYGAVVRDGDTGQIIAEAAEFIGRATNNVAEYKGLIAGLRAARELDPEATVDVRMDSKLVVEQMSGRWKIKHPDMQPLAAEARTVLPRGRVTYRWIPREQNKDADRLANEAMDAGQAGRPWEPKARPAAAPPAQEPLAEPAAPKAGWAAPADLGTPTTFVLLRHGETALTPQKRFSGSGGSDPELSEKGRWQAERAAEALAARGTVQAVVSSPMRRTRQTAEAVAARLGLEVRIEEGLRELDFGDWEGMTFAEVQQKYPEDLDAWLGSAKARPTGSAESFTNLTHRAGVARDKIIARYAGKTVLVVSHVSPIKTLVRLALGAPPDSVYRMELSAASLCAVQYYADGNASVRLLNDTGHLR, encoded by the coding sequence GTGGCCCCCCGCAGACTGGTCGTGGAGGCCGACGGCGGCTCCCGGGGCAACCCGGGGCCGGCCGGCTACGGCGCGGTCGTCCGCGACGGCGACACCGGTCAGATCATCGCCGAGGCGGCCGAGTTCATCGGGCGGGCCACCAACAACGTCGCCGAGTACAAGGGTCTGATCGCCGGCCTGCGGGCCGCCCGCGAGCTCGATCCGGAAGCCACCGTGGACGTCCGGATGGACTCCAAGCTGGTGGTCGAGCAGATGTCCGGGCGCTGGAAGATCAAGCACCCGGACATGCAGCCGCTGGCCGCCGAGGCCCGCACCGTCCTGCCGCGCGGCCGGGTCACGTACCGCTGGATCCCGCGCGAGCAGAACAAGGACGCCGACCGGCTGGCCAACGAGGCCATGGACGCGGGCCAGGCCGGCCGCCCCTGGGAGCCCAAGGCCCGCCCGGCGGCGGCGCCTCCCGCCCAGGAGCCGCTCGCCGAGCCCGCCGCCCCCAAGGCCGGCTGGGCCGCGCCCGCCGACCTCGGCACGCCGACCACCTTCGTCCTGCTCCGGCACGGCGAGACGGCGCTCACCCCGCAGAAGCGGTTCTCCGGCAGCGGCGGCAGCGATCCGGAGCTCTCCGAGAAGGGCCGCTGGCAGGCCGAGCGGGCCGCCGAGGCGCTGGCCGCGCGCGGCACCGTGCAGGCCGTGGTCAGCTCCCCGATGCGGCGCACCCGGCAGACCGCCGAGGCCGTCGCGGCCCGGCTCGGCCTGGAGGTCCGGATCGAGGAGGGTCTGCGCGAGCTGGACTTCGGCGACTGGGAGGGGATGACCTTCGCCGAGGTGCAGCAGAAGTACCCGGAGGACCTCGACGCCTGGCTCGGCTCCGCCAAGGCCAGGCCCACCGGCAGCGCCGAGAGTTTCACCAACCTGACCCACCGGGCCGGCGTCGCCCGGGACAAGATCATCGCCCGGTACGCCGGGAAGACGGTACTGGTGGTCTCGCACGTCAGCCCGATCAAGACCCTGGTCCGGCTGGCGCTCGGCGCCCCGCCCGACTCGGTCTACCGGATGGAGCTGTCGGCCGCCTCGCTGTGCGCCGTCCAGTACTACGCGGACGGCAACGCCTCGGTCCGGCTGCTCAACGACACCGGGCACCTGCGCTGA
- a CDS encoding zinc ribbon domain-containing protein has protein sequence MNAAPADQIRLLDLQAIDSRLDQLAHRRRTLPEHAEIDKAGADHTALKDLVVAAQAQLGDTTREQVKAEQDVEQVRARAARNQQRMDSGAVTSPRDLENLQHETASLAKRQGDLEDVVLEVMERMESAETRVTELTARLEHASVVLKEAETRRDAAFAEIDADAAKVQRDREVVAGAVPADLLKLYTRLREQQGGVGAARLYQRRCEGCRVEFAVSDLNAIKAEPADAVLRCDNCGRILVRTAESGA, from the coding sequence TTGAACGCCGCGCCCGCCGACCAGATCCGCCTGCTCGACCTGCAGGCCATCGACTCCCGCCTGGACCAGCTGGCCCACCGGCGCCGCACCCTGCCCGAGCACGCCGAGATCGACAAGGCCGGCGCGGACCACACCGCGCTCAAGGACCTGGTCGTCGCCGCCCAGGCCCAGCTCGGCGACACCACCCGCGAGCAGGTCAAGGCCGAGCAGGACGTGGAGCAGGTCCGCGCCCGGGCCGCCCGCAACCAGCAGCGGATGGACTCCGGCGCCGTCACCTCGCCCCGCGACCTGGAGAACCTCCAGCACGAGACCGCCTCCCTCGCCAAGCGCCAGGGCGACCTGGAGGACGTCGTCCTCGAGGTCATGGAGCGGATGGAGTCCGCCGAGACCCGGGTCACCGAGCTGACCGCCCGTCTGGAGCACGCCTCGGTCGTCCTCAAGGAGGCGGAGACCCGCCGGGACGCCGCGTTCGCCGAGATCGACGCCGACGCGGCGAAGGTCCAGCGCGACCGCGAGGTGGTCGCCGGAGCCGTCCCCGCCGACCTGCTCAAGCTCTACACCCGGCTGCGTGAGCAGCAGGGCGGCGTCGGTGCGGCCCGCCTCTACCAGCGCCGCTGCGAGGGCTGCCGGGTGGAGTTCGCCGTCTCCGACCTCAACGCGATCAAGGCCGAGCCGGCCGACGCCGTGCTGCGCTGCGACAACTGCGGCCGGATCCTGGTCCGCACCGCCGAGTCGGGCGCCTGA
- a CDS encoding Nif3-like dinuclear metal center hexameric protein, with the protein MPKLSDVITVLEEVYPPSWAESWDAVGLVCGDPGAEVERVLFAVDPVQAVVDEAVEWGAGLVVTHHPLYLRGTTSVAATTFKGRVVHTLIRAGIALHVAHTNADHADPGVSDALADAVGLRVTGPLVPDPTDPKGRRGSGRIGVLEPPLPLSAFAAQVAAGLPATAAGVRVAGDPDRLIERVAVCGGSGDSFLAQARAVGVDAYVTADLRHHPASEATEAAPVALVDAAHWATEWPWLNLAAGELLTAANRYGWALEAKVSALVTDPWTAHAPMPSAP; encoded by the coding sequence GTGCCGAAACTGTCCGACGTCATCACCGTGCTCGAAGAGGTCTACCCGCCGAGCTGGGCGGAGTCCTGGGACGCCGTCGGCCTGGTCTGCGGCGATCCCGGGGCCGAGGTCGAGCGCGTGCTGTTCGCCGTCGACCCCGTGCAGGCCGTGGTGGACGAGGCGGTCGAGTGGGGCGCCGGCCTGGTCGTCACCCACCATCCCCTCTATCTGCGCGGCACCACCAGCGTCGCCGCGACCACCTTCAAGGGCCGGGTGGTGCACACCCTGATCCGGGCCGGGATCGCCCTGCACGTCGCGCACACCAACGCCGACCACGCCGACCCCGGGGTCTCCGACGCGCTCGCCGACGCCGTCGGCCTGCGGGTCACCGGTCCGCTCGTCCCGGACCCGACCGACCCCAAGGGCCGCCGCGGCAGCGGCCGGATCGGCGTGCTGGAGCCCCCGCTCCCGCTGTCGGCCTTCGCCGCCCAGGTCGCCGCCGGTCTCCCGGCCACCGCCGCCGGCGTCCGCGTCGCGGGCGACCCGGACCGGCTGATCGAGCGGGTCGCGGTCTGCGGCGGCTCCGGGGACAGCTTCCTCGCCCAGGCCCGGGCGGTCGGGGTGGACGCCTACGTCACCGCCGACCTGCGCCACCACCCGGCCTCGGAGGCCACCGAGGCGGCGCCGGTCGCGCTGGTCGACGCCGCGCACTGGGCCACCGAGTGGCCCTGGCTCAACCTCGCGGCCGGGGAACTGCTCACCGCTGCCAACCGGTACGGCTGGGCACTGGAGGCCAAGGTCTCCGCCCTGGTCACCGACCCGTGGACGGCGCACGCGCCGATGCCGTCCGCCCCCTGA
- the lanL gene encoding class IV lanthionine synthetase LanL, giving the protein MGTGTPLRTAGGTGSVDDGPAGVDGTLVEVARAAVAGAGDRGGEGGWLTAVDGRWCTVRPPGREIPGQGRKLHISAATDAAVQVLAAVSAVLAEDPCAFTFAADREKLRAVNSRRGDRGPAGTFITVHPADDAQFRRLAEELHRATLGLPGPVLLSDRPYAPGSRVHHRYGALAARTRPGTDEPGDAGASRPTLGGPGGATPEDVRTADFRCPPWAVDPVEGRGSTRPAGVRRTGGVLLGGRYALTAAVRHDAKGGVFLGRDTVTDTDVVVKQARTSVGGDRSGTDARAALRHEARLLRRLDGQELTPRPLELVEQDDSLFLVRERVPGRQLDSWVAARLRRDGAPDVPWADAGPMALALVDLLERVHTHRLVLRDLSPGNVMVRPDGGLRLVDLELAAEAGAAAGSAGAPGYRAPEHHLLRRIVRSEHTADLYALGGLFFLLATGHDPLLPEDLPQARPVGERLGRWLALAARGGETARRLAPVVLALRADAPEHRMPLGLVRAALAAGPGPAPGGRTAVPGAGLDRLIDDGLRHLARTATPRRRDRLWPGVPAGRLTDPCDLRHGAAGVLGLLARAGSAPLPEGARETARAAARTAAAWIERRSGAEPVVLPGLPFGRSGATWALLDAAEALGDRALARRAAELARRVPVAGPDPDVCHGAAGAGLLQLRLYRSTSESGFLERAAACARALLSAARPEPYGTVWPGPEADGSGPAGAVRLGYAHGVAGVGAFLLAAAGATGDATLLDGARQAADTLAATVRAEGEGAWWPRSEGEPEHVRPAHRCSGSSGAGSFLVRYWQATGDPAAHRLALAAGQTVLDARRHGGVSACHGLAGDGEYLLDLARATGDTRFRAGAEELATLIAARAALRDGLLVLPDETGTGCAAAHDAGSPGALAFLLRLRYGGPRSWVDPEPVTVGPV; this is encoded by the coding sequence ATGGGGACGGGCACACCACTGCGCACGGCCGGGGGGACGGGATCGGTCGACGACGGGCCGGCAGGCGTGGACGGCACGTTGGTGGAGGTGGCACGGGCGGCTGTGGCCGGCGCCGGGGACCGGGGAGGCGAGGGCGGTTGGCTGACCGCCGTCGACGGTCGCTGGTGCACGGTCCGGCCGCCCGGCCGCGAGATCCCCGGCCAGGGCCGGAAACTGCACATCAGCGCGGCCACCGACGCGGCCGTGCAGGTTCTCGCGGCAGTCTCCGCCGTGCTCGCCGAGGATCCCTGCGCATTCACATTCGCCGCCGACCGGGAGAAGCTCCGCGCGGTGAATTCCCGGCGCGGCGACCGCGGGCCGGCCGGCACATTCATCACGGTCCATCCCGCGGACGACGCGCAATTCCGACGGCTGGCCGAAGAACTGCACCGCGCCACCCTCGGACTGCCCGGCCCGGTGCTGCTCTCCGACCGGCCGTACGCCCCGGGCAGCCGGGTGCACCACCGGTACGGCGCCCTCGCCGCCCGCACCCGACCGGGCACCGACGAACCGGGCGACGCCGGCGCGTCCCGCCCGACCCTGGGCGGACCCGGCGGAGCGACCCCCGAGGACGTCCGCACGGCGGACTTCCGGTGCCCGCCGTGGGCGGTCGACCCCGTCGAGGGGAGGGGGTCGACCCGGCCCGCCGGCGTCCGGCGGACCGGCGGCGTCCTGCTGGGCGGCCGGTACGCGCTGACGGCCGCCGTCCGGCACGACGCCAAGGGCGGCGTGTTCCTCGGCCGGGACACCGTCACCGACACCGACGTCGTGGTCAAGCAGGCCCGCACGTCCGTCGGGGGCGACCGCTCGGGCACCGACGCCCGCGCCGCGCTGCGGCACGAGGCCCGGCTGCTGCGGCGGCTCGACGGCCAGGAGCTGACCCCGCGTCCGCTGGAGCTCGTCGAGCAGGACGACTCGCTCTTCCTGGTGCGGGAGCGCGTCCCCGGCCGGCAGCTGGACAGCTGGGTCGCCGCCCGGCTGCGCCGCGACGGCGCACCGGACGTCCCCTGGGCCGACGCCGGCCCGATGGCCCTCGCCCTCGTCGACCTGCTGGAGCGGGTGCACACCCACCGGCTGGTCCTGCGCGACCTCTCCCCCGGCAACGTGATGGTCCGGCCCGACGGCGGGCTGCGCCTGGTCGACCTGGAGCTGGCCGCCGAGGCCGGCGCGGCGGCCGGTTCGGCCGGCGCCCCCGGCTACCGCGCCCCCGAGCACCACCTCCTGCGCCGGATCGTGCGCAGCGAGCACACCGCCGACCTGTACGCGCTCGGCGGGCTGTTCTTCCTCCTCGCCACCGGCCACGACCCGCTGCTGCCGGAGGACCTGCCGCAGGCCCGTCCGGTCGGGGAGCGGCTCGGCCGCTGGCTGGCGCTGGCCGCCCGCGGCGGGGAGACGGCCCGCCGGCTGGCCCCCGTCGTCCTCGCTCTGCGCGCCGACGCCCCGGAGCACCGCATGCCGCTCGGCCTGGTCCGCGCCGCGCTGGCCGCCGGCCCCGGGCCGGCCCCGGGCGGCCGCACGGCGGTGCCCGGCGCCGGCCTGGACCGGCTGATCGACGACGGCCTGCGCCACCTCGCCAGGACGGCCACCCCGCGGCGGCGCGACCGGCTCTGGCCGGGCGTCCCCGCCGGACGGCTCACCGACCCCTGCGACCTGCGGCACGGCGCAGCCGGCGTGCTCGGCCTGCTTGCCCGGGCCGGCTCGGCGCCGCTGCCCGAGGGCGCCCGCGAGACGGCCCGGGCGGCCGCCCGGACGGCCGCCGCGTGGATCGAGCGGCGCAGCGGCGCCGAGCCGGTGGTGCTGCCCGGTCTGCCGTTCGGCCGCTCCGGTGCCACCTGGGCCCTGCTGGACGCCGCCGAGGCGCTCGGCGACCGGGCGCTCGCACGGCGCGCCGCCGAGCTGGCCCGCCGCGTCCCGGTGGCGGGGCCCGACCCGGACGTCTGCCACGGCGCGGCCGGCGCCGGTCTCCTCCAGCTGCGGCTGTACCGCTCCACCAGCGAGTCCGGATTCCTGGAGCGCGCCGCCGCGTGCGCCCGCGCGCTGCTGTCCGCCGCCCGGCCCGAGCCGTACGGGACGGTCTGGCCCGGGCCCGAGGCGGACGGTTCCGGCCCGGCCGGCGCCGTCCGCCTCGGGTACGCCCACGGGGTGGCCGGGGTGGGGGCCTTCCTGCTCGCCGCCGCCGGCGCCACCGGGGACGCGACGCTGCTGGACGGCGCGCGGCAGGCGGCGGACACGCTCGCCGCGACGGTCCGCGCCGAGGGCGAGGGCGCCTGGTGGCCGCGGAGCGAGGGCGAACCGGAGCACGTCCGGCCGGCGCACCGGTGCTCCGGTTCGTCCGGGGCCGGCAGCTTCCTGGTCCGGTACTGGCAGGCCACCGGCGACCCGGCCGCCCACCGGCTGGCGCTGGCCGCCGGGCAGACGGTCCTGGACGCCCGCCGGCACGGCGGGGTGTCCGCCTGCCACGGCCTGGCCGGCGACGGCGAGTACCTGCTCGACCTGGCCCGGGCCACCGGCGACACCCGCTTCCGGGCCGGCGCCGAGGA